The Hypanus sabinus isolate sHypSab1 chromosome 1, sHypSab1.hap1, whole genome shotgun sequence genome contains a region encoding:
- the LOC132402333 gene encoding cytochrome b-c1 complex subunit 7-like isoform X3 encodes MAARAPVKASAGLLPKLRKWYYNAAGFNKLGLLRDDTLHEDDDVKEAVRRLPENLYNDRVFRIKRALDLSMKHQILPKEMWVKYEEVPFDHRLFVHYEALY; translated from the exons TCAAAGCATCAGCTGGTTTGCTGCCGAAGTTGCGGAAATGGTACTATAATGCTGCAGGATTTAATAAGTTGG GTCTTCTGCGAGATGACACTCTGCACGAAGATGATGATGTGAAGGAGGCTGTGAGAAGGTTGCCTGAGAACCTTTACAATGATAGAGTGTTCCGCATAAAGCGAGCTTTGGACTTGAGCATGAAGCACCAGATCCTTCCCAAAGAGATGTGGGTCAAGTATGAAGAGGTACCGTTTGATCACAGACTTTTTGTGCACTATGAAGCACTGTACTGA